In a single window of the Streptomyces sp. HUAS ZL42 genome:
- a CDS encoding SHOCT domain-containing protein has protein sequence MPGLLRGVARTAVVAGTATAVSNRVSRRQQGRWAAQQGYQEPRPDSYAQPQQAAAPADDMGSTLDQLKQLGELKAQGVLTEAEFEEQKRRLLG, from the coding sequence ATGCCAGGTCTTCTTCGCGGAGTCGCCCGCACGGCCGTCGTCGCGGGAACGGCGACGGCGGTCTCCAACCGGGTGTCGCGCCGCCAGCAGGGACGATGGGCCGCCCAGCAGGGCTACCAGGAACCCCGGCCCGACTCCTACGCGCAGCCTCAGCAGGCCGCAGCGCCGGCCGACGACATGGGCAGCACGCTCGACCAGCTCAAGCAGCTGGGCGAACTCAAAGCACAGGGCGTGCTCACGGAGGCCGAGTTCGAGGAGCAGAAGCGCAGGCTCCTCGGCTGA
- a CDS encoding SDR family oxidoreductase translates to METSGTDGGRPIAYPLLKGQKALVTGANSGIGKATAIALGRVGADVVVNYVAGRDAAEDVVREIEEFGVHAYAHEADVSDEDQVVDMVSRMVKEFGTIDVMVANAGLQRDAPITDMTTAQWHKVLDVNLTGQFLCAREATKEFLRRGVVPEVSQSAGKIICMSSVHQLIPWAGHANYAASKGGVLMLMTTLAQELAPHRIRVNAVAPGAIRTPINRSAWDTPEAEDDLLRLIPYRRVGDPADVAKAVAVLASDLLDYVVGTTLYVDGGMTLFPGFATGG, encoded by the coding sequence GTGGAGACCAGCGGCACCGACGGCGGTCGGCCGATTGCCTATCCCCTCCTCAAAGGTCAGAAGGCGCTCGTCACGGGCGCGAATTCCGGCATCGGAAAGGCGACCGCGATCGCCCTCGGACGGGTGGGCGCCGACGTCGTGGTGAACTACGTCGCGGGACGCGACGCGGCGGAAGACGTGGTGCGCGAGATCGAGGAATTCGGCGTCCACGCGTACGCGCACGAGGCGGACGTCTCCGACGAGGACCAGGTCGTCGACATGGTCTCCCGCATGGTCAAGGAGTTCGGGACCATCGACGTCATGGTGGCGAACGCGGGCCTGCAGCGGGACGCGCCCATCACCGACATGACGACGGCGCAGTGGCACAAGGTGCTGGACGTCAACCTCACCGGCCAGTTCCTGTGCGCCCGCGAGGCGACCAAGGAGTTCCTGCGCCGGGGCGTCGTCCCCGAGGTGTCACAGTCGGCAGGGAAGATCATCTGCATGAGCTCGGTGCACCAGCTCATCCCCTGGGCAGGGCACGCCAACTACGCGGCGTCCAAGGGCGGTGTGCTGATGCTCATGACCACGCTCGCGCAGGAGCTCGCGCCGCACCGGATCCGGGTCAACGCGGTGGCCCCCGGCGCGATTCGCACGCCCATCAACCGCAGCGCGTGGGACACCCCCGAGGCCGAGGACGACCTGCTGCGGCTCATTCCCTACCGCCGTGTCGGCGACCCCGCCGACGTCGCGAAGGCCGTCGCCGTGCTGGCCTCGGACCTGCTCGACTACGTCGTGGGCACCACGCTGTACGTCGACGGCGGCATGACGCTGTTCCCCGGCTTCGCCACGGGCGGCTGA
- a CDS encoding helix-turn-helix transcriptional regulator, with protein sequence MLVDAPKEAPDADVSAVAALDEPTRRRLYDHVVSRPAPVSRDEAAAALGLARQTAAFHLDRLADAALLDVVYERRSGRTGPGAGRPAKLYRRSSRQIAVSLPDRRYELAGRLLAQAVEESDATGEPVREVLHRKAEELGAQVGAGHDAGVFEVLGRYGFEPRHEGDAVVLANCPFHALAREHTRTVCGMNLHLLRGMLHGLGEDGLEAHLAPAPGRCCVKLEPAA encoded by the coding sequence GTGCTCGTGGACGCCCCGAAGGAAGCACCCGACGCCGACGTCTCCGCCGTCGCCGCCCTCGACGAGCCGACCCGCAGGAGGCTGTACGACCATGTGGTGAGCCGGCCGGCCCCGGTCAGCCGGGACGAGGCGGCGGCCGCCCTGGGGCTGGCGCGGCAGACGGCGGCGTTCCACCTGGACCGACTGGCCGACGCGGCACTGCTCGACGTGGTCTACGAGCGCCGCAGCGGCCGCACCGGGCCGGGCGCGGGCCGACCGGCCAAGCTCTACCGGCGCTCCTCGCGGCAGATCGCGGTCAGTCTCCCCGACCGGCGCTACGAACTGGCCGGACGGCTGCTCGCCCAGGCCGTGGAGGAGTCCGACGCGACCGGTGAGCCGGTGCGGGAGGTGCTGCACCGAAAGGCCGAGGAACTCGGCGCGCAGGTCGGTGCAGGGCATGACGCGGGCGTCTTCGAGGTGCTGGGGCGGTACGGATTCGAGCCGCGGCACGAAGGCGATGCCGTCGTACTGGCCAACTGCCCCTTCCACGCACTGGCCCGCGAGCACACCCGAACGGTGTGCGGCATGAACCTCCACTTGCTGCGCGGGATGCTGCACGGGCTGGGCGAGGACGGGCTGGAGGCACATCTCGCGCCCGCCCCCGGCCGCTGCTGCGTCAAGCTGGAGCCCGCCGCCTGA
- a CDS encoding cytochrome ubiquinol oxidase subunit I, whose translation MTNAIDVLAATPPQLLPARELMAFTLAAHILLVPFGVALPALTLLMHYRGLRKGDEVALRLARRWSAVMAVQFAIGIVTGTVLSFEFGLLWPGMMGRWGDVFGLAFGIEGWAFFLEAILIAIYLYGWRTLRPWPHFWAGVPLCASALLGAFGIIAANSWMNTPRGFTFDSSGDVAGVDVRRAIFTPIFGPEYWHFLGAAYMTAAYVVAGVYAVGWLRGRRDRYHRLGFTLPFTVAAVLTPVQFVLGDSLARAVFHKQPVKFSAMEIVWKTGTHMPEYLFGRLNSDGSISGGIKIPQLDSILAGFSPDTEVPGLTAVAASDRPTTTQATIVHWAFDIMVIVGSLLILLALWYGWCRLRRGGLPRSPWFFRCAAVSGAACLLTLECGWITTEVGRQPWIVYGHMRVSEAVTGTHAYGLWTMFGIVVVVYTCAFAAFLAVVRKMSATWREADSGAAAEAAVEGPESEIPYGPRAMSGADDGTGHGSGGRA comes from the coding sequence GTGACGAACGCGATCGACGTCCTGGCGGCCACACCGCCCCAGCTCCTGCCCGCACGCGAACTGATGGCCTTCACCCTGGCCGCGCACATCCTGCTCGTGCCCTTCGGCGTCGCCCTGCCCGCCCTCACCCTGCTCATGCACTACCGCGGGCTGCGCAAGGGCGACGAGGTCGCGCTGCGCCTCGCGCGCCGCTGGTCGGCGGTGATGGCCGTGCAGTTCGCCATCGGCATCGTGACCGGAACCGTGCTGTCCTTCGAGTTCGGGCTGCTGTGGCCCGGCATGATGGGGCGCTGGGGAGACGTCTTCGGACTCGCCTTCGGCATCGAGGGGTGGGCCTTCTTCCTGGAGGCGATCCTCATCGCCATCTATCTGTACGGCTGGCGCACGCTCAGGCCGTGGCCGCACTTCTGGGCCGGCGTTCCGCTGTGCGCGTCCGCGCTGCTCGGGGCGTTCGGGATCATCGCCGCGAACTCGTGGATGAACACGCCCCGGGGCTTCACCTTCGACTCGTCCGGCGACGTGGCGGGCGTCGATGTCCGGCGGGCGATCTTCACCCCGATCTTCGGCCCCGAGTACTGGCACTTCCTCGGCGCCGCCTACATGACCGCCGCGTATGTCGTGGCCGGCGTGTACGCGGTCGGCTGGCTGCGCGGCCGCAGGGACCGCTACCACCGGCTCGGCTTCACCCTCCCCTTCACCGTGGCGGCCGTCCTCACCCCGGTGCAGTTCGTGCTCGGGGACTCCCTGGCCCGCGCCGTCTTCCACAAGCAGCCGGTGAAGTTCTCCGCCATGGAGATCGTCTGGAAGACCGGCACCCATATGCCGGAGTACCTGTTCGGGCGGCTGAACTCCGACGGGAGCATCTCCGGCGGCATCAAGATCCCCCAACTGGACTCGATCCTGGCCGGCTTCAGCCCCGACACCGAGGTGCCCGGACTCACGGCGGTCGCCGCGAGCGACCGTCCCACGACCACCCAGGCCACCATCGTCCACTGGGCGTTCGACATCATGGTGATCGTCGGGAGCCTGCTGATCCTGCTCGCGCTCTGGTACGGCTGGTGCCGGCTGCGCCGCGGCGGCCTGCCCAGGTCACCCTGGTTCTTCCGGTGCGCGGCCGTTTCCGGCGCCGCGTGTCTTCTCACCCTCGAATGCGGCTGGATCACCACGGAGGTGGGCCGCCAACCCTGGATCGTCTACGGGCACATGCGGGTCTCGGAGGCGGTCACCGGCACCCACGCCTACGGGCTGTGGACCATGTTCGGCATCGTGGTCGTCGTGTACACGTGCGCCTTCGCCGCGTTCCTGGCGGTCGTACGGAAGATGAGCGCCACGTGGCGGGAGGCGGACTCCGGCGCGGCCGCCGAAGCCGCCGTGGAGGGGCCGGAGAGCGAGATCCCCTACGGGCCGCGGGCGATGTCCGGCGCCGACGACGGCACCGGGCACGGAAGC